From Planococcus halocryophilus, the proteins below share one genomic window:
- a CDS encoding TVP38/TMEM64 family protein, whose protein sequence is MEQFDQSLEVFMDNVGWLAPFLFVLLHLVRPLLFLPVIAVCIAGGYLFGFFEGAFLSFIGLTLMSWISYILVNKFPKFQKKMARLKEKIFPDRTLSVPQVMILRIMPLVHFHLLSLYLIEMTKSLKEYMVISALGLIAPAILYTAFGRAISEFPWYLTLSMFILLLLLFSFIEKWQNSRPDSN, encoded by the coding sequence ATGGAGCAATTCGATCAATCCCTCGAAGTATTCATGGACAACGTCGGCTGGTTAGCACCATTTCTTTTTGTTTTATTGCATTTAGTACGTCCTTTGCTGTTCTTACCAGTTATTGCCGTCTGCATTGCTGGCGGGTATCTTTTCGGATTTTTTGAAGGCGCATTTTTATCTTTTATTGGTTTAACCTTAATGAGCTGGATATCCTACATATTAGTCAATAAATTTCCGAAGTTCCAAAAGAAAATGGCACGACTAAAAGAGAAAATCTTCCCAGACCGCACCTTGTCGGTTCCTCAAGTGATGATTTTACGCATTATGCCTTTAGTACACTTTCATTTATTATCTTTGTATTTAATCGAAATGACAAAATCGCTTAAAGAATACATGGTTATCTCTGCTTTAGGTTTGATTGCTCCGGCAATTCTTTATACAGCATTTGGCCGTGCCATTTCCGAATTCCCTTGGTATCTCACATTGAGCATGTTTATATTGCTCTTATTATTATTCAGCTTTATCGAGAAATGGCAAAACTCTCGACCAGACTCTAATTGA
- a CDS encoding ketopantoate reductase family protein, with the protein MPEKRNSMKILVVGAGAMGSLFAGRLKSQTSEVFLYNRENPHVEKINQCGLTIIEQDNKKTVIPLTVVQEISKDYDLVLVMLKTHATKTVLTQLKDSFSSQTLFVTMQNGLGNLEILAEIFPNNPLVAGTMGSGASVESDGRILHRGFGTNFIGQPTDKRAQEKLADFVELLNHSGLATELADDVQAVIWNKLFVNLAYNSLTALTRLRNGDILNTIDGQNLLRSIITEAIEIAEAEGVHVDLEKIIAKCIKMGQEQFPANKSSMLMDILHKRKTEIDAINGAVANLGKKHGILTPYNDMITGIIKVIEANYSKQVD; encoded by the coding sequence TTGCCGGAAAAGAGGAATTCGATGAAAATATTAGTCGTAGGTGCAGGTGCCATGGGAAGTTTATTTGCAGGGCGTTTAAAGTCACAAACGTCGGAAGTCTTTCTATATAACAGGGAAAATCCACACGTAGAAAAGATCAACCAATGTGGATTGACCATTATTGAGCAGGATAACAAAAAAACCGTCATTCCATTAACCGTAGTACAGGAAATTTCTAAAGACTATGATCTTGTATTGGTAATGTTAAAAACCCATGCAACTAAGACCGTATTAACTCAACTAAAAGATTCATTTTCTTCACAGACGTTATTTGTGACAATGCAAAATGGTCTTGGGAATTTAGAAATACTTGCGGAAATTTTTCCGAACAACCCTTTAGTCGCAGGAACGATGGGCAGTGGGGCCAGTGTAGAAAGCGATGGACGGATCCTTCACCGCGGCTTTGGAACAAATTTTATCGGTCAGCCTACAGACAAAAGAGCGCAAGAAAAATTGGCGGATTTTGTTGAACTGTTGAATCACTCTGGATTGGCAACCGAATTAGCGGATGATGTTCAAGCCGTTATCTGGAATAAATTATTCGTTAATCTTGCGTATAATTCATTAACGGCTCTGACCCGTTTGCGAAATGGTGATATTTTAAATACGATAGATGGTCAAAATTTATTGAGAAGCATTATAACAGAAGCAATAGAAATCGCTGAAGCAGAAGGCGTCCATGTCGATTTAGAAAAAATAATCGCCAAGTGCATCAAAATGGGACAAGAACAGTTTCCTGCCAATAAGTCGTCGATGCTAATGGATATTTTGCACAAACGCAAAACCGAAATTGACGCCATTAATGGCGCTGTAGCGAACCTTGGTAAAAAGCATGGAATCTTAACGCCGTATAATGACATGATTACCGGAATCATCAAAGTCATCGAAGCAAATTATAGCAAGCAAGTCGACTAA
- a CDS encoding THUMP domain-containing protein: MNRLTATGDYIYTYAYTNDEKALCQMEMRSFFGNDTNEKIIKSKVRVDPSRSPFIKEQIEVLFEGDTLEDIIEQSANVDMADTTFKVIFLKINGLSEQDQVDYLGKRDIERQIGSAITGEADVHHPDVTFGLMPFEGRWYMGLYSQSEPIWFQHMKKPREYSTALSTRVARAVANIAVPNPDGIKVVDPCCGIGTVLVEALSMGIDIVGRDINPLVVEGSRENIAHFGLTGRVELGPIAEVETAYDVAIIDMPYNLYTHATPADQLGILKAAYPITEKLLVVTIETMDHMIEEAGFVITDRCIAKKGLFLREIVMCQKAI; the protein is encoded by the coding sequence TTGAATCGATTAACTGCAACAGGTGACTATATTTATACATATGCTTATACAAATGACGAAAAAGCATTGTGCCAAATGGAAATGCGTTCTTTTTTTGGTAACGACACGAACGAGAAAATTATTAAAAGCAAAGTAAGGGTTGACCCAAGCCGTAGTCCATTTATTAAAGAGCAGATTGAAGTGCTTTTTGAAGGCGACACGTTAGAAGACATCATCGAACAATCTGCAAACGTAGATATGGCTGATACTACGTTCAAAGTCATTTTTCTGAAAATCAATGGTCTGTCTGAACAAGATCAAGTTGATTATTTAGGGAAGCGAGATATTGAACGTCAAATCGGTTCAGCGATAACAGGAGAAGCAGATGTCCATCATCCAGATGTTACATTTGGCTTAATGCCTTTTGAAGGACGTTGGTATATGGGGCTCTATTCACAAAGTGAACCAATTTGGTTTCAACATATGAAAAAGCCACGTGAATATTCAACGGCACTGAGCACACGTGTGGCACGTGCTGTCGCAAATATTGCTGTGCCAAACCCAGATGGTATTAAAGTTGTCGATCCGTGTTGTGGAATTGGTACCGTGTTAGTCGAAGCGTTATCGATGGGCATTGATATTGTCGGTCGCGACATCAATCCGCTAGTTGTCGAAGGTTCACGTGAAAACATTGCACATTTTGGATTGACTGGTCGAGTAGAATTGGGTCCAATCGCAGAAGTGGAAACAGCTTACGATGTTGCCATTATTGACATGCCCTATAATTTATACACACACGCCACGCCAGCAGATCAATTAGGGATTTTAAAAGCTGCTTACCCTATCACTGAAAAGTTATTGGTCGTCACAATCGAGACGATGGACCATATGATTGAAGAAGCTGGATTTGTCATCACTGACCGTTGCATCGCTAAAAAAGGATTGTTCTTGCGTGAAATTGTCATGTGTCAAAAAGCTATTTAA
- a CDS encoding cysteine desulfurase-like protein, with product MKFTETTFPITQVREQFPALTRTYKDKTVAYFDGPGGSQVVGTAIDAIANYMRIGGANLHGAFPTSWETEKVISEARLAVADFLNVQANEVAFGANMTTLTIAIANALGKNFNAGDEIVVTEMDHRANVDPWIMMAEDRGLKVRWVKVDTETKTLDLTELNQLINENTKVVAVGMASNAIGTVVDLKPFADRAKKVGALLVADAVHAAPHLPMDRDQMQIDILLCSAYKFFGPHIGIVAIKEEIFKQLEPYKLTTSPTYYPDKLETGTQNHEGIAGIRPAIEFFAQFGEGKTRRERIVSGIEQIEKHENRLANRLREGLSAIDGVTVTQAAADVQKTPTIAFQVDGIEPGDICKKLAEEHSIFLAAGHFYASTLGDVLNVNDSGGWVRAGLAPYSTEEEVDRLIGAIKSFV from the coding sequence ATGAAATTTACTGAAACGACTTTTCCAATTACGCAAGTTCGGGAGCAATTTCCTGCTTTAACAAGAACATATAAAGACAAAACGGTCGCTTATTTTGATGGACCAGGGGGCTCACAAGTTGTAGGCACAGCCATAGATGCCATTGCAAACTATATGAGAATAGGCGGTGCCAATCTCCACGGCGCATTTCCAACTAGTTGGGAAACCGAAAAAGTCATTTCAGAAGCTAGATTAGCTGTCGCTGATTTTTTAAACGTTCAAGCAAACGAAGTGGCGTTTGGTGCTAATATGACCACATTGACGATTGCTATCGCCAATGCTCTCGGCAAAAATTTCAATGCAGGTGACGAAATTGTCGTTACCGAAATGGACCACCGTGCCAATGTTGATCCGTGGATCATGATGGCAGAAGACCGTGGCTTAAAAGTGCGCTGGGTGAAAGTTGATACGGAAACAAAGACACTAGATTTAACGGAACTAAACCAACTAATCAATGAAAACACAAAAGTCGTTGCTGTCGGTATGGCCTCTAACGCGATCGGCACAGTCGTCGATCTTAAACCATTTGCAGATCGAGCAAAAAAAGTAGGCGCGCTACTCGTAGCTGATGCAGTTCATGCTGCGCCACATTTACCAATGGATCGTGACCAAATGCAAATTGATATTTTATTGTGCTCAGCTTACAAATTCTTTGGACCGCATATCGGCATTGTCGCAATTAAAGAAGAAATTTTTAAGCAGTTGGAGCCTTACAAACTGACTACTTCTCCAACCTATTATCCAGATAAGTTGGAAACCGGCACGCAAAATCACGAGGGCATTGCCGGAATTCGTCCTGCCATTGAGTTTTTTGCTCAGTTTGGTGAAGGGAAAACGAGAAGAGAACGTATTGTGAGCGGCATCGAACAAATTGAAAAGCATGAAAACCGCTTGGCAAATCGACTTCGTGAAGGCTTGTCAGCAATCGATGGTGTAACCGTTACACAAGCCGCAGCGGATGTTCAGAAAACACCTACAATCGCTTTTCAAGTAGATGGAATCGAACCAGGAGACATTTGCAAAAAACTAGCGGAAGAACATAGTATTTTCCTTGCAGCGGGGCATTTCTATGCGTCAACATTAGGTGATGTGTTAAATGTCAACGATAGTGGTGGCTGGGTCCGCGCTGGACTTGCACCGTATAGCACAGAAGAAGAAGTAGACCGGTTAATTGGCGCAATAAAATCATTTGTTTAG
- a CDS encoding HEAT repeat domain-containing protein, translated as MTQTNSNSDNKPTNLPPNYDELKKAANRQANWKERLAAVEELGNWKSEPTIDLLTHRMNHDSVYQVQEAAYKQLKNFGENVHMPERKKYDLIKDTSKVLVRIKKSLPAGHTYEDFKEKLQKMRSDIYDTYKGDKGEDFESWLEEQWKAAPFKQPRRR; from the coding sequence TTGACACAAACGAACAGTAACTCTGATAACAAACCAACGAACTTACCACCGAATTACGACGAATTGAAAAAAGCTGCAAACCGACAGGCTAACTGGAAAGAGCGTTTAGCTGCGGTTGAAGAGCTTGGCAACTGGAAAAGCGAACCAACAATTGACTTGTTAACACACCGCATGAACCACGATTCGGTTTATCAAGTGCAGGAAGCTGCCTATAAACAACTTAAAAACTTTGGCGAAAATGTTCACATGCCAGAGCGTAAAAAATATGATTTGATCAAGGACACTTCTAAAGTACTTGTTCGCATCAAAAAAAGTTTGCCAGCTGGGCACACTTACGAAGACTTTAAAGAAAAACTACAAAAAATGCGTAGCGATATTTACGATACGTATAAAGGTGACAAAGGCGAAGATTTCGAAAGCTGGTTAGAAGAACAATGGAAAGCAGCGCCTTTTAAGCAACCTCGTCGTAGATAA
- a CDS encoding biotin transporter BioY, with protein sequence MTTTTTSRSANHSRTLQLVHIALFAALMAIGANIASYLVVGGVPITLQTFFAILAGLLLGSRKGAIAMIVYAFIGLAGVPVFAKFSGGMDTLLSPTFGFIVSYVFTAYLAGLIAEKWSTKKGFIIAALVGMAVNYLFGTNWMYAAYKLWFAAPEGFTYKMAWAWMAVPLPKDLILAVLAGLFGYRLKPIIQKYL encoded by the coding sequence ATGACAACGACGACCACTTCCAGATCGGCAAATCACTCTCGCACTTTGCAATTAGTACATATCGCCTTATTCGCTGCTTTGATGGCAATTGGTGCAAACATCGCTTCGTATTTAGTTGTAGGAGGTGTACCAATCACTCTCCAAACGTTTTTTGCTATTTTGGCAGGTCTTCTACTTGGTAGCCGTAAAGGCGCTATCGCCATGATAGTTTATGCATTTATAGGCCTTGCTGGTGTTCCAGTGTTCGCAAAATTCTCTGGTGGTATGGATACATTGCTCAGTCCAACTTTTGGATTTATTGTATCTTATGTTTTTACCGCTTATTTAGCCGGACTCATTGCCGAAAAATGGTCTACTAAAAAAGGATTTATCATTGCTGCACTAGTCGGAATGGCCGTCAATTATTTGTTTGGTACAAACTGGATGTATGCAGCTTATAAACTATGGTTTGCAGCGCCTGAAGGCTTTACGTACAAAATGGCTTGGGCATGGATGGCTGTACCACTTCCAAAAGACTTGATCTTAGCCGTTCTTGCTGGATTGTTTGGTTACCGTCTAAAACCCATCATTCAAAAATATTTATAA
- a CDS encoding glucose-6-phosphate isomerase, which translates to MVEITFSQSIGSVLTLEKRAQLKQIHEDLYSKKGKGSDFLGWLDWPSTLDSAFMEKVEKTATQIRDKADVLVVIGIGGSYLGAKAVLSALDPYFKKETGLEVVFAGHQVSGEYLKQLLAHLDGKRVMVNVISKSGKTTEPAIAFRFLKDYMEKRYGQEAAERIIVTTDAEKGALLTLAEENGYERFVVPADVGGRYSVFTAVGLVPIAAAGYSIKDLLAGAADAEKVYNNINFDENVAVQYAAVRHQLYVEGYTTEVMAIFEPKLSFVQEWWKQLFGESEGKEGKGIFPASVSFTTDLHSMGQYIQDGKRNLFETFLLVQEANEDLTVFEAENDGDELNYLAGLSLQEFNHVAHKGTSSAHLDGGVPQLSLTIPKIDEFQLGHLLYFYMLSCAYSAYMLDINPFDQPGVEDYKNNVFKLLNKPGF; encoded by the coding sequence ATGGTTGAAATTACATTTTCGCAATCAATTGGTTCCGTTTTAACACTTGAAAAAAGAGCACAATTAAAACAAATTCACGAAGATCTTTACAGTAAAAAAGGAAAAGGTTCAGATTTTCTTGGCTGGTTAGATTGGCCAAGCACACTTGATTCAGCATTTATGGAGAAAGTTGAAAAAACAGCAACTCAAATCCGTGACAAGGCAGATGTATTAGTTGTTATTGGTATTGGGGGATCTTATTTAGGCGCTAAAGCTGTGTTATCTGCACTTGATCCATATTTCAAAAAAGAAACTGGATTAGAAGTAGTTTTCGCAGGTCATCAAGTAAGTGGAGAGTATTTAAAACAATTGCTTGCACATCTTGATGGTAAACGCGTTATGGTCAACGTTATTTCGAAATCAGGTAAAACGACAGAGCCTGCTATTGCGTTCCGTTTCTTAAAAGACTATATGGAAAAACGCTATGGTCAAGAAGCAGCTGAACGTATTATCGTGACAACTGACGCTGAAAAAGGGGCTTTGCTGACATTAGCTGAAGAAAATGGCTATGAGCGCTTTGTTGTTCCTGCAGATGTGGGTGGACGTTATTCAGTATTCACAGCGGTTGGTTTAGTGCCAATTGCGGCAGCTGGCTATTCAATTAAGGACTTACTTGCGGGCGCTGCTGATGCTGAAAAGGTTTATAACAATATTAACTTTGATGAAAACGTGGCTGTTCAATACGCAGCCGTTCGCCATCAATTGTATGTAGAAGGTTACACGACAGAAGTTATGGCAATTTTTGAACCAAAGCTATCATTTGTTCAAGAATGGTGGAAGCAATTGTTTGGCGAAAGTGAAGGAAAAGAAGGCAAAGGGATTTTCCCAGCATCTGTTTCGTTCACAACAGACTTGCATTCGATGGGTCAATATATTCAAGACGGCAAACGCAATTTGTTTGAAACGTTCCTATTGGTACAAGAAGCAAACGAAGATTTAACAGTTTTTGAAGCTGAAAACGATGGCGATGAACTTAATTATTTGGCTGGACTCTCGTTACAAGAATTTAACCATGTTGCACACAAAGGCACATCAAGTGCTCACTTAGATGGTGGTGTTCCTCAACTAAGCTTGACGATTCCAAAAATCGATGAGTTCCAATTAGGTCATTTACTGTACTTCTATATGCTTTCGTGTGCATACAGCGCTTATATGTTAGACATCAATCCATTTGATCAACCCGGCGTTGAAGATTATAAAAACAACGTCTTCAAGTTATTGAATAAGCCTGGATTTTAA
- a CDS encoding penicillin-binding transpeptidase domain-containing protein, with product MTKKITIILTLAFLILLAGCQPSPTPEERLKAYIDHWNNAEFTEMYSAYLNKGTKDAYAPEDFVERQQKFYEDLAITNVEVSYTKPAEETEWDPEKPADFPVQIQMDTLAGPVAFEKTMSLLVESQDDTEDWFVEWDPSFIFEQLEKGDEVRVSTTTADRGEILDRNQKAIAINGTGYNIGVVPENFKKESSKEELAEVLGISVDFIDEKMNQSWVQEDQFVPISKAAKNDKELLEKVKAIPGATYQETAMREYPYEEALGHLSGYIGPITAEKLEELKDQGYKSTDFIGRRGLELTLEERLHGKNGIKLFIQKQGDNGEEIMITETAAENGETIVLTIDAELQKSTYDAMKGEAGTSAAVDPKTGETLVLVSSPAYNPNEYMLGISESRFKELSEDPLNPLFNRFGAAYAPGSTIKPVTSAIGLEADTLNPTEGLQIEGATWQKDSSWGDYRVSRLHPEAPNPIDLNKALVYSDNIYFAQQALNMGNDTFVSGLKNFGFGEDIPFALELQSSQISNEGTIGSEGQLADSSFGQGQMLTNILHLATMYEPFLTEGTMYKPLLFMDEEKSQVWKDGLLSAENAGILRSGMRSVVVDGYAQSANSKTVKIAGKTGTAELKGEIGEEGQENGFFVSYDSESPDFILAMMIESIEDNDGSDYVAGFAAKVFEEYKAR from the coding sequence TTGACTAAAAAAATAACAATTATTCTAACCTTGGCTTTTCTGATCTTATTGGCGGGCTGTCAACCAAGTCCAACGCCTGAAGAGCGGCTAAAAGCATACATAGACCACTGGAACAACGCAGAATTTACGGAAATGTATAGCGCGTATTTAAATAAAGGAACGAAAGATGCATATGCACCAGAAGATTTTGTTGAACGCCAACAAAAGTTTTACGAAGACTTAGCGATTACAAATGTTGAAGTGAGCTATACAAAGCCGGCAGAAGAAACAGAATGGGATCCTGAAAAGCCAGCTGACTTTCCTGTTCAAATACAAATGGACACACTTGCAGGACCAGTTGCGTTTGAGAAAACCATGTCGTTGTTGGTTGAATCTCAAGACGATACAGAAGACTGGTTTGTTGAATGGGATCCATCTTTTATATTTGAACAATTGGAAAAAGGCGATGAAGTTCGGGTATCGACAACAACTGCAGATCGCGGTGAGATTCTTGATCGAAACCAAAAAGCGATAGCCATCAACGGAACAGGTTACAACATTGGTGTGGTTCCTGAAAACTTCAAAAAAGAGTCTAGCAAAGAAGAACTCGCAGAAGTTCTTGGAATATCCGTTGATTTTATTGATGAAAAAATGAATCAAAGTTGGGTTCAAGAGGATCAGTTTGTGCCGATTTCCAAAGCCGCGAAAAATGATAAAGAATTACTAGAGAAAGTAAAAGCAATACCAGGCGCAACTTATCAAGAAACAGCAATGCGCGAATACCCATATGAAGAAGCTCTTGGACATTTGAGCGGCTATATTGGCCCGATCACTGCTGAAAAATTAGAAGAACTTAAAGACCAAGGGTATAAGTCGACAGATTTTATCGGTCGAAGAGGACTTGAGTTAACGCTAGAAGAACGTTTACATGGCAAAAATGGCATAAAACTGTTTATCCAAAAACAAGGTGACAATGGAGAAGAAATAATGATTACTGAAACAGCTGCTGAAAATGGCGAAACGATTGTTTTGACTATCGATGCAGAATTGCAAAAATCTACTTATGACGCGATGAAAGGCGAAGCGGGAACAAGTGCTGCAGTCGACCCAAAAACGGGAGAAACGTTAGTTTTAGTTAGTTCGCCCGCCTATAATCCAAACGAATATATGTTAGGCATTAGCGAAAGTCGCTTTAAAGAACTAAGCGAAGATCCGTTAAATCCATTATTTAATCGTTTTGGTGCAGCTTATGCACCCGGTTCAACGATTAAGCCAGTAACGTCAGCGATTGGATTAGAAGCTGATACATTAAATCCAACGGAAGGTCTTCAAATTGAGGGAGCTACATGGCAAAAAGACAGTTCTTGGGGAGATTATCGCGTTAGCCGGTTACATCCTGAAGCACCAAACCCAATTGATTTGAATAAAGCCTTGGTTTATTCGGACAATATTTATTTTGCGCAACAAGCACTTAACATGGGCAACGATACATTTGTTTCAGGGTTAAAAAACTTTGGTTTTGGAGAAGACATTCCATTTGCCTTAGAGCTACAATCTTCACAAATTTCCAATGAAGGAACGATCGGATCTGAAGGACAGTTGGCGGATTCTTCATTTGGTCAAGGGCAGATGCTGACAAACATTCTTCATTTGGCTACGATGTATGAGCCGTTCTTAACAGAGGGCACGATGTACAAGCCGTTATTGTTTATGGATGAAGAAAAAAGCCAAGTTTGGAAAGATGGATTACTAAGTGCAGAAAATGCGGGAATTCTCCGCAGCGGGATGCGCAGTGTTGTTGTGGATGGCTATGCACAGTCCGCTAACAGCAAAACAGTGAAAATTGCAGGGAAAACAGGTACAGCTGAATTAAAAGGGGAAATAGGTGAAGAAGGACAAGAAAACGGCTTTTTTGTTTCTTATGATTCAGAAAGTCCAGATTTTATCCTTGCCATGATGATCGAATCGATCGAAGACAATGACGGCAGTGATTATGTTGCTGGATTTGCGGCGAAAGTGTTTGAAGAATATAAAGCTCGATAA
- a CDS encoding alpha-glucosidase: MNLKETWWKEAVVYQIYPRSFNDSNDDGIGDLNGITEKLDYLSELGVTIVWVCPMYKSPNIDNGYDVSDYQEIMEEMGTMADFDRLLEELHKRGMRLIIDLVLNHTSDQHPWFLESKSSKDNPKRDWYVWRDQQTNWESIFGGPAWTFDPKTEQYYLHIYTKNQVDLNWENKDMRESIYEMIRWWVAKGVDGFRVDAINHLKKDYSDMPNPQHLPYVPAWEKFTEVEGLQDILTELRDQAFKNNDIVTIGEANSVKSHNMEKWISEHDGKFNMIFHLEAHKPVDSNGVDNDLNVEDLKEVLNRWQQATHGIAWNSLYIENHDRPRTVSIWGNDQKYWYESATALGCMYFFMQGTPFIYQGQEIGMTNAPFDDIDMYHDIETKNIYRYKYKQGVPHEEVMHVIKKISRDHARTPMQWNNQDFAGFSKATPWLGINPNYQWLNVEAQKDDPSSIWSFYKKMIHLRQNWKVLVYGTTELADSGCPYVYAYIREDQYTKMLIASNLSEKTCAWNSPYDAELFLSNYEERAKGILQPYETCVYFLKKEIY; encoded by the coding sequence ATGAATTTGAAAGAAACCTGGTGGAAAGAAGCAGTAGTCTATCAAATTTACCCAAGAAGTTTTAATGATTCAAATGATGATGGCATTGGCGACTTAAATGGCATAACTGAGAAATTAGATTACTTGTCCGAGCTGGGCGTTACGATTGTATGGGTTTGTCCAATGTATAAATCACCAAATATCGATAATGGTTACGATGTCAGTGATTATCAAGAAATCATGGAAGAAATGGGAACGATGGCGGACTTCGACCGACTTTTAGAAGAACTGCATAAAAGAGGCATGAGACTCATCATTGATCTCGTCTTGAATCATACGAGTGATCAACATCCGTGGTTTTTGGAATCCAAGTCTTCGAAAGACAATCCGAAGCGGGACTGGTATGTATGGCGTGACCAACAAACGAATTGGGAAAGTATTTTTGGAGGACCGGCATGGACATTTGATCCAAAAACCGAGCAATATTACTTACACATTTACACCAAAAACCAAGTCGATTTAAATTGGGAAAACAAAGACATGCGAGAATCCATCTATGAAATGATTCGATGGTGGGTGGCTAAAGGAGTTGACGGTTTTCGGGTAGATGCCATCAATCACTTAAAAAAAGATTATAGTGATATGCCAAATCCCCAACATTTACCTTATGTTCCTGCATGGGAAAAGTTTACGGAAGTAGAAGGTTTACAAGACATACTGACGGAGCTAAGGGATCAAGCGTTTAAGAATAACGATATTGTCACAATAGGTGAAGCCAATAGTGTGAAATCACACAATATGGAAAAGTGGATCAGTGAACATGATGGGAAATTCAATATGATTTTTCACTTAGAAGCGCATAAACCAGTGGATAGCAACGGAGTAGATAATGATTTGAATGTCGAGGATTTAAAAGAAGTGTTAAATCGTTGGCAACAAGCGACACATGGCATTGCTTGGAATTCTCTTTACATCGAAAACCATGATCGACCAAGAACAGTCTCCATTTGGGGGAATGATCAAAAATATTGGTATGAAAGTGCTACGGCTTTAGGGTGTATGTATTTCTTTATGCAAGGCACTCCTTTTATTTATCAAGGTCAAGAAATCGGAATGACGAATGCCCCTTTTGACGACATTGACATGTATCACGATATTGAAACCAAAAACATCTATCGTTATAAGTATAAACAAGGTGTGCCACACGAAGAAGTAATGCATGTAATCAAAAAAATTAGCCGTGACCATGCCCGTACACCGATGCAATGGAACAACCAGGATTTCGCTGGGTTTTCTAAAGCTACGCCGTGGCTAGGGATAAATCCGAATTATCAATGGCTAAATGTCGAAGCTCAAAAAGATGATCCGAGTTCCATTTGGTCGTTTTATAAAAAAATGATTCACTTGCGCCAAAACTGGAAAGTGTTGGTTTATGGAACTACCGAACTGGCCGACTCGGGCTGTCCCTATGTATACGCCTATATACGCGAAGATCAATATACAAAAATGCTCATCGCTTCGAATTTAAGTGAAAAAACGTGTGCTTGGAATAGCCCATATGATGCTGAACTTTTTCTGAGTAATTACGAAGAGCGAGCGAAAGGCATATTACAACCATATGAAACGTGTGTGTATTTCCTGAAAAAAGAAATTTATTAA
- the eutB gene encoding hydroxyectoine utilization dehydratase EutB: MSRRIDIKEVERAQKRIASLVNKTPLIESFVLSEKLGRPVYLKLENTHDIGAFKVRGAANKILSLSVEEKVRGVTTYSTGNHGMAVAFVAKKLGIRAVVCISSRVPKAKVDSLKSLGAKIEVVGKSQDAAGVRCYELAKEKGYTVIEPFDDPFVIAGQGTIGLELLEDLPDLKDVVVPLSGGGLLSGIGLALKSNRSDIRITGVSMEQSAVMHESIKAGKPVELEESETLADSLLGGIGFNNQYTFKMVQTFMDQIVLSSEEEIGYAIAYMMDKQRIIMEGAAATGIAAILGNNVAHQNGALAVIITGQNVDMSILLQLIKNYTFEKSKN, translated from the coding sequence TTGAGTAGAAGAATAGACATAAAAGAAGTAGAAAGAGCACAAAAACGAATAGCTTCTTTAGTTAACAAAACCCCTTTGATCGAGTCTTTTGTTTTATCAGAAAAACTCGGGCGCCCGGTTTACTTAAAACTAGAGAACACCCATGATATCGGCGCTTTTAAAGTAAGAGGTGCAGCCAATAAAATATTAAGTTTAAGTGTTGAAGAAAAGGTGAGAGGTGTTACCACATATTCAACTGGAAATCATGGCATGGCAGTTGCATTTGTAGCAAAAAAGCTAGGAATTCGTGCGGTAGTGTGCATTTCAAGTCGTGTTCCAAAAGCAAAGGTAGATTCATTAAAAAGCTTAGGCGCGAAAATAGAAGTGGTAGGGAAGAGTCAAGATGCTGCAGGGGTAAGGTGCTACGAACTTGCAAAAGAAAAAGGCTATACCGTGATTGAACCCTTCGACGATCCATTCGTCATTGCAGGACAAGGAACGATTGGTTTAGAGCTGTTAGAAGATCTACCGGATTTAAAAGATGTAGTGGTGCCATTATCTGGAGGAGGATTGCTTTCAGGAATTGGCTTAGCTTTAAAATCCAATCGTTCCGATATACGAATTACAGGAGTTTCAATGGAACAATCTGCTGTCATGCATGAAAGCATAAAGGCGGGTAAACCAGTTGAACTAGAGGAAAGCGAAACATTAGCGGATAGTTTGCTAGGAGGAATCGGTTTCAATAATCAATATACATTTAAAATGGTTCAGACCTTTATGGATCAGATAGTGCTGAGCTCTGAAGAAGAAATTGGCTATGCGATAGCTTATATGATGGATAAGCAACGAATTATCATGGAAGGAGCAGCAGCGACCGGTATTGCTGCGATATTGGGAAACAATGTTGCTCATCAAAATGGAGCTCTGGCTGTAATCATCACAGGACAAAATGTCGATATGTCCATATTGCTTCAGTTAATAAAAAACTATACATTCGAAAAAAGCAAAAATTGA